Proteins encoded by one window of Gordonia jinghuaiqii:
- a CDS encoding esterase/lipase family protein produces MRSSKLLLGLVVSVLTGVLAATAAPARADALPVTYNFLSGIPAELTNPGGSLPGANDWNCTPSARHPNPVVVVHGTGGSQQTNWGTYVPLLKNEGYCVFTPTYGAIKGAPWPISAIGGMGLMSESARELGGFVAEVRRATGASKVDIVGHSQGTVVPAYYAKYLGGADSIDKYVSLAPVWRGTTVAGAGAIGPFVRGLGVRPEQVPLCQACFDLDPGAAFLRKIAEGGYYLPNIEYTNIATRYDELVVPYWSGLPPGGSNVRNIVVQDGCSVDYTEHAGLAGSRRAADFVLNALDPEHPRRVPCDRAAPFTGSPF; encoded by the coding sequence ATGAGGTCCTCGAAATTGCTGTTGGGGCTGGTGGTGTCGGTGCTGACCGGCGTGCTCGCGGCCACGGCGGCGCCGGCGCGGGCAGACGCCCTGCCGGTCACCTACAACTTTCTCTCCGGCATCCCGGCCGAACTCACCAACCCCGGCGGTTCACTGCCCGGGGCCAACGACTGGAACTGCACGCCGTCGGCCCGCCACCCGAACCCGGTCGTCGTGGTCCACGGGACCGGGGGATCGCAGCAGACCAACTGGGGTACCTATGTCCCGCTCCTGAAGAACGAGGGGTACTGCGTCTTCACGCCGACGTACGGTGCGATCAAGGGCGCGCCGTGGCCGATCAGCGCCATCGGCGGGATGGGGCTGATGTCGGAGAGCGCGCGCGAACTGGGCGGCTTCGTCGCCGAGGTGCGGCGCGCGACGGGTGCATCGAAGGTCGACATCGTGGGGCATTCGCAGGGAACCGTGGTGCCGGCGTACTACGCGAAGTACCTCGGTGGCGCGGACAGCATCGACAAGTATGTCTCCCTGGCGCCGGTGTGGCGGGGGACGACGGTGGCCGGCGCCGGCGCCATCGGCCCGTTCGTCCGGGGCCTGGGCGTGCGGCCCGAACAGGTTCCGTTGTGCCAGGCCTGTTTCGACCTCGATCCCGGTGCGGCGTTCCTGCGCAAGATCGCCGAGGGCGGCTACTATCTCCCGAACATCGAGTACACCAACATCGCCACACGCTACGACGAACTCGTCGTCCCGTACTGGTCCGGTCTTCCGCCTGGAGGGTCGAATGTCCGCAACATCGTTGTGCAGGACGGTTGTTCGGTCGACTACACCGAACACGCGGGATTGGCGGGGTCGCGACGAGCCGCCGACTTCGTGCTGAACGCGCTCGACCCCGAACATCCACGTCGCGTGCCGTGCGACCGCGCCGCACCGTTCACCGGAAGCCCGTTCTGA
- a CDS encoding MFS transporter, with translation MTQQTVPPAPNTQAASPDKGVRKAIWIGGVGSAIEYFDFTVYAFLATTIAVVFFPSSDPATGLLLALAVFAASFVFRPLGGLVIGHIADRHGRRPALILAVGGMGVATASIGLLPSYESAGILAPILLVTARIVQALAAGGEMGGAGTYVAEAAPREKRGFITSTTMLGLMVGTLMGSFTVAMLKLALTEDELISWGWRVPFYLSVVFTVIAVVFRKKMEESHKFEDIKEQTATKAPATILFRQHGKIVLLTTMIALTSQASYYLVFTYLGTYFTRADLIDSGSAAVASTVALAVATVLIPVWGKLSDRIGRKPILIASVGSTLVLIYPLFMFMGTGPVAAVIGQIVYGLLVSAHLGVLVAVIAEMFPTNVRSSGFSMGFNFAAILGGGTAPYISTWLIEETGSLRSPAFFIMLVASLSLIGALLIKESKGTELPV, from the coding sequence GTGACTCAACAAACCGTGCCCCCGGCACCGAATACGCAGGCTGCTTCCCCGGACAAGGGGGTGAGGAAGGCCATCTGGATCGGCGGGGTCGGCTCCGCGATCGAGTACTTCGACTTCACGGTGTACGCCTTTCTGGCGACCACCATCGCGGTGGTCTTCTTCCCCTCGTCGGATCCGGCCACGGGCCTGCTGCTGGCGCTCGCCGTGTTCGCGGCGTCCTTTGTGTTCCGGCCCCTCGGCGGCCTGGTCATCGGTCACATCGCCGACCGGCACGGGCGTCGGCCCGCGCTGATCCTGGCTGTCGGCGGCATGGGTGTGGCCACCGCGAGTATCGGCCTGCTGCCGAGCTATGAGTCCGCCGGAATCCTCGCGCCGATCCTGCTGGTGACGGCCCGGATCGTCCAGGCCCTTGCCGCCGGCGGTGAAATGGGCGGCGCGGGAACATATGTCGCAGAAGCCGCGCCGCGGGAGAAGCGTGGCTTCATCACCAGTACGACGATGCTCGGCCTGATGGTCGGCACCCTGATGGGCTCGTTCACCGTGGCCATGCTCAAACTGGCACTGACCGAGGACGAGCTCATCTCCTGGGGTTGGCGGGTGCCGTTCTATCTCTCTGTCGTGTTCACGGTGATCGCCGTGGTCTTCCGCAAGAAGATGGAAGAGTCGCACAAGTTCGAAGACATCAAAGAGCAGACGGCGACCAAGGCGCCGGCGACCATCCTGTTCCGGCAGCACGGCAAGATCGTCCTGCTGACGACCATGATCGCACTGACCTCACAAGCGTCGTACTACCTGGTGTTCACCTATCTGGGGACGTATTTCACCAGGGCCGATCTCATCGACTCGGGGTCCGCGGCCGTCGCCAGCACAGTGGCGCTCGCCGTTGCCACCGTGCTGATCCCGGTGTGGGGCAAGCTCTCCGACCGAATCGGGCGCAAGCCGATCCTGATCGCCTCGGTGGGTTCGACCCTCGTCTTGATCTACCCGCTGTTCATGTTCATGGGGACCGGGCCGGTAGCGGCGGTCATCGGGCAGATCGTCTACGGGTTGCTCGTGTCCGCACATCTCGGTGTCCTCGTCGCCGTGATCGCCGAGATGTTCCCCACCAACGTGCGAAGCTCCGGCTTCTCGATGGGATTCAACTTCGCCGCGATTCTCGGCGGCGGTACCGCGCCCTATATCTCGACCTGGCTGATCGAGGAGACCGGCAGCCTGCGATCGCCGGCGTTCTTCATCATGCTGGTGGCATCCCTCTCTCTCATCGGCGCGTTGCTGATCAAGGAGTCGAAGGGCACGGAACTGCCGGTCTGA
- a CDS encoding helix-turn-helix domain-containing protein has protein sequence MNASRTVNPKELVAASLKRERLRAGLSLTELARRAGIGKSTLSQLESGEGNPSVETLWALSTALGVQFSALLDSPAPTVEVIRLGEGPVIPAADADYSATLLSTARPGSRRDMYVIRAEPGKPRVSAPHARGVVEHVVISAGRARLGPSDATEVLEAGDYISYPGDVEHVFDALEPGTVAVMLSEAF, from the coding sequence GTGAACGCTTCGCGGACGGTCAACCCCAAAGAGCTGGTCGCGGCGTCGTTGAAGCGGGAACGCCTGCGTGCCGGGCTGTCGCTGACCGAGCTGGCGCGACGCGCCGGTATCGGCAAGTCGACGCTGTCGCAGCTGGAATCGGGGGAGGGAAACCCCAGTGTGGAGACGCTGTGGGCGCTCTCCACGGCGCTGGGGGTGCAGTTCTCGGCGCTGCTGGATTCGCCTGCGCCGACCGTGGAGGTCATCCGGCTGGGCGAGGGGCCGGTCATCCCGGCCGCCGACGCGGACTATTCGGCGACCCTGCTCTCCACGGCCAGGCCGGGCTCGCGTCGCGACATGTACGTGATCAGGGCCGAGCCCGGAAAACCGCGGGTGTCGGCGCCGCACGCGCGCGGGGTCGTCGAGCATGTCGTCATCAGTGCCGGCCGTGCGCGGCTCGGGCCGAGTGATGCCACCGAGGTGCTCGAGGCCGGTGACTACATCTCCTATCCCGGTGATGTGGAGCACGTCTTCGATGCGCTCGAACCCGGCACCGTCGCGGTGATGCTGAGCGAGGCCTTCTGA
- a CDS encoding N-acyl homoserine lactonase family protein, which translates to MSDPFELYAIRLAHADRPARDNFLRGPAREGTMRMDFDMWVARNGERIVAIDSGFSVEGGSHRGRHLERTPTDALRELGIDPESVTDVVVTHLHYDHAGNLDHFPAARIWVQEAEVAYVTGAAMRHPELSHFFEVDDVCALLKESFRGRVNQVAGQVTLAEGLELHLVGGHTPGLQVVRVLTERGWVVLASDALHYYENFERRNPFPAIVDVVQMMDGYDRLLELAPGLEHIVPGHDPAVMEQYGAGSAGLPDGMVALHHRPAPEQVAAVED; encoded by the coding sequence ATGAGCGACCCATTCGAGCTCTACGCCATCAGACTTGCCCACGCCGACCGGCCCGCGCGCGACAACTTCCTCCGCGGGCCGGCACGCGAGGGGACGATGCGCATGGACTTCGACATGTGGGTGGCCCGCAACGGGGAGCGGATCGTGGCGATCGACTCGGGCTTCAGTGTCGAGGGCGGATCGCACCGCGGCCGCCATCTCGAGCGAACCCCAACCGACGCCCTGCGCGAGCTGGGCATCGACCCCGAGTCGGTCACCGATGTGGTGGTCACTCACCTGCACTACGACCACGCGGGCAACCTCGATCACTTCCCGGCCGCGCGTATCTGGGTGCAAGAAGCGGAGGTGGCCTACGTGACCGGTGCGGCGATGCGACATCCGGAGTTGAGCCACTTCTTCGAGGTCGACGACGTGTGCGCGCTGCTGAAGGAGTCCTTCAGGGGCCGGGTCAACCAGGTTGCCGGGCAGGTCACGCTCGCCGAGGGTCTGGAGCTGCACCTCGTCGGCGGGCACACGCCCGGCCTGCAGGTGGTCAGGGTGCTCACCGAACGCGGATGGGTGGTACTCGCCTCCGACGCGCTGCACTACTACGAGAACTTCGAACGACGCAACCCGTTCCCGGCGATCGTCGACGTGGTGCAGATGATGGACGGCTACGACCGGCTCCTGGAACTCGCGCCCGGGCTCGAGCACATCGTGCCCGGACACGATCCTGCCGTCATGGAACAGTACGGGGCCGGGTCGGCCGGATTGCCGGACGGCATGGTCGCCCTGCATCACCGCCCGGCCCCGGAACAGGTTGCGGCCGTCGAGGATTGA
- a CDS encoding AzlD domain-containing protein → MTSGLALGIGVAVLAAGTYAMRVAGPVLRNRISVSATAEKLMDRATVVLLVTVALTGALFVGHDLAGWARPAGVTVGVAAALLRAPLALVVILAAVTSAGLRAVGVV, encoded by the coding sequence ATGACCTCGGGTCTTGCGCTGGGGATCGGTGTCGCCGTACTGGCCGCCGGAACCTACGCGATGCGTGTCGCGGGACCGGTTCTGCGCAACCGGATCTCGGTGTCCGCGACAGCGGAGAAGCTGATGGATCGGGCCACCGTGGTCCTCCTGGTCACCGTGGCGCTGACCGGCGCACTCTTCGTCGGGCATGATCTCGCCGGTTGGGCACGGCCGGCGGGTGTGACCGTCGGAGTGGCCGCGGCACTGCTGAGGGCTCCGCTCGCGCTGGTCGTGATCCTGGCGGCGGTCACCTCGGCGGGACTGCGGGCCGTCGGGGTCGTTTGA
- a CDS encoding family 1 glycosylhydrolase — protein MAVTTAPARADVPGLGPGFEFGVAQSGFQSEGVNRDSNWLRYGRQGKVDHPVGNAVDFYHRYAEDIARAESLGVGIYRTSVEWSRVEPSRGRDDPAGWAFYDRVIRAVVDAGMRPMITLNHWVHPGWAVDLGGWNRPGMAGDMVAFASRVVDRYAWADPLWITFNEPTEYVRRELMYGGVSPANVGLMADGIVDAHRAIHRHIHRVQPRAQVSSNMAYYPIVGVQSWLESVFPQRMRDTMDFVGVDHYYSFSVTDASVAYGALGEFWRSSQAPESIYYVLRHVAQQFPGKPIRIIENGLATDPHGRRPDGYRRADHLRDTVYWLQRAAQDGIDIVSYNYWSLTDNYEWGDFDARFGLYTVDIQRDPTLTRHRTDGVEAYRQITRAGGVPGGYRPTRLPVPCSLVAVPDSCADPAVVR, from the coding sequence ATGGCTGTCACCACGGCCCCGGCGCGCGCGGACGTGCCGGGGCTCGGTCCCGGTTTCGAATTCGGGGTGGCCCAATCGGGTTTCCAATCCGAGGGCGTCAACCGTGATTCCAACTGGCTGCGGTACGGACGCCAGGGCAAGGTCGATCACCCGGTCGGGAACGCCGTCGACTTCTATCACCGATACGCCGAGGACATCGCGCGCGCAGAGTCGCTGGGCGTCGGCATCTATCGCACGTCGGTCGAGTGGTCGCGCGTGGAACCGTCTCGCGGCCGGGACGATCCGGCCGGCTGGGCCTTCTACGACCGGGTGATCCGCGCCGTCGTCGACGCCGGGATGCGGCCGATGATCACGCTCAACCATTGGGTGCACCCGGGGTGGGCGGTGGATCTCGGTGGTTGGAACCGGCCGGGGATGGCCGGTGACATGGTGGCCTTCGCATCGCGGGTCGTCGATCGGTACGCATGGGCCGATCCGCTGTGGATCACGTTCAACGAGCCGACCGAGTATGTTCGCCGTGAACTGATGTACGGCGGGGTGTCTCCGGCGAATGTGGGTTTGATGGCCGACGGGATCGTCGACGCGCACCGGGCGATCCACCGGCACATCCATCGCGTCCAGCCCCGAGCGCAAGTGTCGTCGAACATGGCGTATTACCCCATCGTGGGCGTGCAGTCCTGGCTGGAATCGGTTTTCCCGCAACGTATGCGCGACACGATGGACTTCGTCGGCGTCGATCACTATTACTCGTTCTCGGTCACCGATGCATCCGTGGCCTACGGCGCGCTCGGCGAGTTCTGGCGGAGTTCGCAGGCGCCGGAGAGTATCTACTACGTGCTACGGCATGTGGCGCAGCAGTTTCCGGGGAAGCCGATTCGGATCATCGAGAACGGGTTGGCCACCGATCCGCACGGGCGACGTCCGGACGGTTACCGTCGAGCCGATCATCTGCGCGACACGGTGTACTGGCTACAGCGTGCCGCGCAGGACGGGATCGACATCGTCTCCTACAACTACTGGAGTCTCACCGACAACTACGAGTGGGGCGACTTCGACGCCCGGTTCGGCCTGTACACCGTTGACATACAACGCGATCCGACGCTGACGCGGCATCGCACCGACGGTGTCGAGGCGTACCGGCAGATCACGCGGGCCGGCGGCGTGCCCGGGGGGTATCGCCCGACGCGACTGCCGGTGCCGTGCTCACTGGTTGCGGTTCCCGACAGCTGCGCAGATCCCGCGGTGGTGCGCTAG
- a CDS encoding AzlC family ABC transporter permease, with protein sequence MRSAWRTLDSATLRAVAVMCVSILVIGASYGVAAHGAGLTLWQIVLIATLVLAGSSEFVFVGILAAGGVPILAALAGLLVNTRNFGYGLAVGKHLRSVPEILFGAHLINDETAAMTTAESEPRRARAAFLLCGVGVLLSWPLGAALGAGLGGVLADPERLGLDAAFPALLAALAIPALRERATWAAVAVGGAVAVASTPFLPAGLPVIGALGGFVAVEAVRGMRNRLPGGETGHQVASADAAAPRCSDGAVHGRDR encoded by the coding sequence ATGCGTTCGGCTTGGAGAACATTGGACTCTGCGACACTCCGCGCCGTCGCCGTGATGTGCGTGTCGATCCTGGTGATCGGCGCGTCATACGGCGTGGCTGCGCATGGTGCGGGCCTCACCCTGTGGCAGATCGTGCTCATCGCCACCCTCGTGCTCGCGGGCTCGTCGGAGTTCGTCTTCGTCGGAATCCTGGCAGCGGGCGGTGTGCCGATACTGGCCGCCCTCGCCGGGCTGCTGGTCAACACACGCAACTTCGGATACGGACTCGCGGTCGGCAAGCACCTCCGCAGTGTGCCCGAGATCCTGTTCGGCGCCCACCTGATCAACGACGAGACCGCGGCGATGACCACCGCCGAATCGGAACCCCGACGCGCACGGGCCGCATTCCTACTCTGCGGCGTGGGAGTCCTCCTGTCCTGGCCCCTCGGCGCAGCACTGGGGGCCGGACTCGGTGGCGTGCTGGCAGATCCGGAGCGCCTCGGACTCGACGCAGCGTTCCCCGCATTGCTTGCCGCCCTCGCCATACCGGCACTCCGGGAGCGCGCGACCTGGGCGGCTGTCGCCGTCGGCGGGGCCGTCGCGGTGGCGTCGACGCCGTTCCTTCCGGCCGGACTGCCCGTCATCGGCGCACTCGGAGGGTTCGTGGCGGTCGAGGCCGTGCGGGGGATGCGAAATCGGTTGCCGGGCGGCGAGACCGGTCATCAGGTGGCCTCGGCGGACGCGGCGGCCCCCCGATGCTCGGACGGCGCCGTCCACGGGAGGGACCGATGA